One genomic segment of Rhodothermales bacterium includes these proteins:
- a CDS encoding ACT domain-containing protein — MPQDLRALIERIAAALGPDATPAQVEAVARATLSAQNGQPVTPPASPTIGEGPISGRIIVTSYGCDQPGILAALTTELFQCGVNILDLSQKILQGYFTLILLADLSASGLSPHEVQRRLNGPSERLGVRTLVQHEELFYAMHRP, encoded by the coding sequence ATGCCTCAGGATCTCCGCGCCCTCATCGAACGCATCGCCGCCGCGCTCGGCCCCGACGCCACGCCGGCCCAGGTCGAGGCCGTCGCCCGCGCCACGCTCAGCGCCCAGAACGGGCAGCCCGTCACCCCGCCGGCCTCGCCCACGATCGGCGAGGGGCCGATCAGCGGACGCATCATCGTGACCTCGTACGGCTGCGACCAGCCCGGCATCCTCGCCGCGCTCACGACCGAGCTGTTCCAGTGCGGCGTGAACATCCTCGACCTCTCACAGAAGATCCTGCAGGGCTACTTCACGCTCATCCTCCTCGCCGACCTCTCGGCCTCCGGGCTCAGTCCGCACGAGGTCCAGCGCCGGCTCAACGGCCCCAGCGAGCGCCTCGGCGTCCGCACGCTCGTCCAGCACGAGGAACTGTTCTACGCGATGCACCGACCGTGA
- a CDS encoding PFL family protein, with the protein MSLELREVLETVQMTEADQFDIRTVTLGISLRGCGSRSAETTRQKIVDRVLRQAEHHIGVVDEISSRYGVRVANKRISVTPVAIIGDGLSVSEFVSLAQGLDEAAARVGVDYLAGFSALVEKGYTPGDRALIESLPEALASTSHVCGSVNCGSTKAGINADAVLHVAHTIKELARLTADADSIGCGKFVAFCNAVQDNPFVAGAFHGVGEPGAVINVGLSGPGVVLRAVQNVGPDADFGTLTDAIKRMTFRITRAGELVGRRCAERLSELVGEPIEFGVVDISLAPTPAERDSIADILVAMGLEYVGAPGTTAALAMLNEAVKRGGLMAARHVGGLSGAFMPVSEDQGMIAAVEGGHLTIEKLEAMSAICSVGLDMVAIPGDTSVETVAGILFDEFAIGMINDKTTAVRLIPVHGKGVGEYADYGGLLGRAPVMPVSGLDNSVFVRRGGRIPAPIRSLTN; encoded by the coding sequence ATGTCCTTAGAGTTACGCGAAGTCCTCGAAACGGTCCAGATGACCGAGGCGGACCAGTTCGACATCCGCACGGTCACGCTCGGCATCTCGCTGCGCGGCTGCGGCAGCCGGTCCGCCGAGACGACGCGGCAGAAGATCGTCGACCGCGTGCTCCGGCAAGCCGAGCACCACATCGGCGTCGTGGATGAGATCTCGTCGCGCTACGGCGTCCGCGTGGCGAACAAGCGGATTTCGGTCACGCCCGTCGCCATCATCGGGGACGGGCTGAGCGTGAGCGAGTTCGTCTCGCTCGCTCAGGGGCTCGACGAGGCCGCCGCGCGCGTCGGCGTGGACTACCTCGCCGGGTTCAGCGCGCTCGTCGAGAAAGGCTACACGCCCGGCGACCGCGCGCTCATCGAGTCGCTGCCCGAGGCGCTCGCCTCCACGTCGCACGTCTGTGGCTCGGTCAACTGCGGCTCGACGAAGGCCGGCATCAACGCCGACGCCGTGCTCCACGTCGCGCACACGATCAAAGAGCTCGCCCGCCTCACCGCCGACGCCGACTCGATCGGCTGCGGCAAGTTCGTCGCCTTCTGCAACGCCGTGCAGGACAACCCCTTCGTGGCCGGCGCCTTCCACGGTGTCGGCGAGCCCGGCGCCGTCATCAACGTCGGCCTCTCCGGCCCCGGGGTCGTCCTCCGCGCCGTGCAGAACGTTGGGCCCGACGCCGACTTCGGGACGCTCACCGACGCCATCAAACGGATGACGTTCCGCATCACGCGGGCGGGCGAGCTCGTCGGCCGCCGCTGCGCCGAGCGCTTGTCGGAGCTCGTCGGCGAACCCATCGAGTTCGGCGTCGTCGACATCTCGCTCGCGCCGACGCCAGCCGAGCGCGACTCGATCGCCGACATCCTCGTGGCGATGGGGCTCGAATACGTCGGCGCGCCGGGAACGACGGCGGCGCTCGCGATGCTTAACGAGGCTGTCAAGCGCGGCGGGCTGATGGCGGCGCGACACGTCGGCGGGCTCAGCGGCGCGTTCATGCCCGTCAGCGAGGACCAGGGGATGATCGCGGCCGTCGAGGGCGGGCACCTCACGATCGAGAAGCTCGAAGCGATGAGCGCGATCTGCTCCGTCGGGCTCGACATGGTCGCGATCCCCGGTGACACCTCCGTCGAGACCGTCGCCGGGATTCTCTTCGACGAGTTCGCGATCGGGATGATCAACGACAAGACGACGGCGGTGCGGCTGATCCCCGTCCACGGCAAGGGCGTCGGCGAGTACGCCGACTACGGTGGGCTCCTCGGTCGCGCCCCCGTGATGCCGGTGAGTGGGCTCGACAACTCCGTCTTCGTCCGGCGCGGCGGGCGCATCCCCGCCCCGATCCGCAGCCTCACGAACTGA
- the eno gene encoding phosphopyruvate hydratase, translated as MSRIQSVIARQILDSRGNPTVEVDVTTTGGLMGRAAVPSGASTGEHEAAELRDGDAESYLGKSVYEAVDNVIDTIGPELEGMNVYEQTRIDRLMIDLDGTANKSNLGANAILGVSLAVAKAAAATAGLPLYAYLGGPTARKLPVPMMNIINGGRHADNNVDMQEFMIMPVGATMFSEALQMGTETFHHLKKVLQAKGYNTAVGDEGGFAPNLRSNEEAIEVILEAIERAGYTAGDDLFIALDPATSEMYEDGRYVFYKSDPDRKLTSEEMVEFWRGWVEEYPIISIEDAMDENDWDGWVGLTEAVGDRVQLVGDDLFVTNTERLTRGIDEGAANAILIKPNQIGTLTETLDAIDLAHRSSYASILSHRSGETEDTTIADLAVATGAGQIKTGSASRSDRTAKYNQLLRIEEALDDAAFYPGPAAFLF; from the coding sequence ATGTCCCGCATCCAGTCCGTCATCGCCCGCCAGATCCTCGACAGCCGGGGCAACCCCACCGTCGAGGTCGACGTCACCACCACCGGAGGGCTGATGGGCCGCGCCGCCGTCCCGAGCGGCGCCTCCACCGGCGAGCACGAGGCCGCCGAGCTCCGCGACGGCGACGCCGAGTCGTACCTCGGCAAGAGCGTCTACGAGGCCGTCGACAACGTGATCGATACGATCGGGCCGGAGTTGGAGGGGATGAACGTCTACGAGCAGACCCGGATCGACCGGCTGATGATCGACCTCGACGGGACGGCGAACAAGAGCAACCTCGGCGCGAACGCGATCCTCGGCGTCTCGCTCGCCGTGGCGAAGGCGGCGGCGGCCACGGCCGGCCTCCCGCTCTACGCCTACCTCGGCGGCCCGACGGCGCGGAAGCTGCCCGTCCCGATGATGAACATCATCAACGGCGGCCGCCACGCCGACAACAACGTGGACATGCAGGAGTTCATGATCATGCCCGTCGGCGCGACGATGTTCTCCGAGGCGCTGCAGATGGGGACGGAGACGTTCCATCACCTCAAGAAGGTGCTGCAAGCGAAGGGCTACAACACCGCCGTCGGCGACGAGGGCGGGTTCGCGCCGAACCTCCGCTCGAACGAGGAGGCCATCGAAGTCATCCTCGAAGCCATCGAGCGAGCGGGCTACACGGCCGGCGACGACCTCTTCATCGCCCTCGACCCCGCCACGAGCGAGATGTACGAGGACGGCCGCTACGTCTTCTACAAGAGCGACCCCGACCGGAAGCTCACGAGCGAGGAGATGGTCGAGTTCTGGCGCGGCTGGGTCGAGGAGTACCCCATCATCTCGATCGAGGACGCGATGGACGAGAATGACTGGGACGGGTGGGTCGGCCTCACCGAAGCCGTCGGCGACCGCGTGCAGCTCGTCGGCGACGACCTCTTCGTGACGAACACGGAGCGACTGACGCGGGGGATCGACGAGGGCGCGGCGAACGCGATCCTCATCAAGCCGAACCAGATCGGCACGCTCACCGAGACGCTCGACGCGATCGACCTCGCGCACCGGAGCAGCTACGCCTCGATCCTGTCCCACCGCTCGGGCGAGACCGAGGACACGACGATCGCCGACCTCGCCGTGGCGACGGGCGCGGGCCAGATCAAGACGGGCTCGGCCAGCCGCAGCGACCGGACGGCGAAGTACAACCAGCTCCTCCGCATCGAGGAAGCGCTCGACGACGCCGCGTTCTACCCCGGCCCGGCCGCGTTCCTATTTTAA
- a CDS encoding septum formation initiator family protein, giving the protein MPNRLQQVFARPQLRRRLLLVGIALAGVWLMFLDSHSLLRRVEYYADYRALSEENAQIQTDIDRLQQQVGAGLSDELVEEVAREQYGMRRPGETVYPVGEPDGE; this is encoded by the coding sequence ATGCCGAACCGACTCCAACAGGTCTTCGCCCGCCCGCAGCTCCGGCGTCGGCTGCTGCTCGTCGGCATCGCCCTGGCGGGCGTGTGGCTCATGTTCCTCGACAGCCACAGCCTCCTCCGCCGCGTCGAGTACTACGCCGACTACCGCGCGCTCTCCGAGGAGAACGCCCAGATCCAGACCGATATCGACCGGCTCCAGCAGCAGGTCGGTGCTGGGCTCTCGGACGAGCTCGTGGAGGAGGTCGCGCGTGAGCAGTACGGGATGCGCCGACCCGGGGAGACCGTCTACCCCGTCGGCGAGCCCGACGGCGAGTAG